A DNA window from Chelativorans sp. AA-79 contains the following coding sequences:
- a CDS encoding HlyU family transcriptional regulator: MSFLKRLFGGGGDNAGGTETVGKPEEHKGFTIRATPFPQEGQYQTCGIISKEVGGEVKEHKFVRADRFPSADLAAEHALRKARQIIDEQGDGIFR, encoded by the coding sequence ATGTCATTTCTGAAACGGCTGTTCGGTGGCGGCGGGGACAATGCGGGCGGAACGGAAACGGTCGGCAAGCCGGAGGAGCACAAGGGCTTCACCATCCGCGCCACACCGTTTCCGCAGGAAGGCCAGTACCAGACCTGCGGCATCATCTCGAAGGAGGTCGGCGGCGAGGTGAAGGAGCACAAATTCGTTCGCGCCGACCGCTTCCCGAGCGCCGATCTCGCCGCCGAGCATGCGCTGCGCAAGGCCCGCCAGATCATCGACGAGCAAGGCGACGGGATTTTCCGCTGA
- a CDS encoding GYD domain-containing protein yields MTTYIVLLRWTEQGMKNVRESPRRLDAAKALLQEMGGSFRGFYLTMGEYDMVSICEAPDDAVAARFALTLAAQGNVHTRTLKAFPEDAYREIIRSLG; encoded by the coding sequence GTGACCACTTACATCGTACTTCTGAGATGGACGGAGCAGGGCATGAAGAACGTGCGCGAATCGCCACGGCGGCTCGACGCGGCCAAGGCGCTGCTCCAGGAAATGGGAGGCTCGTTCCGGGGCTTCTATCTGACGATGGGCGAATACGACATGGTCTCCATCTGCGAGGCGCCGGACGATGCCGTTGCCGCGCGTTTCGCCCTCACGCTGGCGGCGCAAGGCAATGTGCACACGCGCACGCTGAAGGCGTTTCCAGAAGACGCCTACAGGGAGATCATACGATCGCTGGGCTGA
- a CDS encoding TetR/AcrR family transcriptional regulator gives MQERARRSNRERSEETREKLIDAARRLFVEKSYAETGTPEIVEAAGLTRGALYHHFADKQALFRAVVEREAECVAEEIEAETGPDLAPVEALIAGGDAFLAAMKAPGRTRLLLLDGPAVLGRAVMDEIDGRHGNRTLREGLQAAMQSGAVRPLPLDALTALLGAAFDRAALAVEAGEEPAALRLVLAALIRGLAAGGRPRPAGSYTAPELPL, from the coding sequence ATGCAAGAGAGAGCACGCCGCTCCAACCGCGAGCGCTCGGAAGAAACCCGTGAGAAGTTGATCGACGCCGCCAGGCGCCTCTTCGTGGAAAAATCCTATGCGGAGACCGGCACGCCGGAGATCGTGGAAGCGGCAGGGCTCACGCGCGGTGCGCTCTACCACCACTTCGCGGACAAGCAGGCGCTCTTCCGCGCGGTCGTCGAGCGTGAAGCGGAATGCGTGGCGGAGGAAATAGAAGCGGAGACCGGCCCGGACCTGGCGCCGGTTGAGGCGCTCATCGCGGGCGGGGATGCGTTCCTGGCGGCAATGAAGGCACCCGGTCGCACCCGCCTTCTCCTGCTCGACGGGCCGGCCGTGCTCGGTCGTGCCGTCATGGACGAGATCGACGGCCGCCACGGCAACCGGACCTTGCGTGAGGGATTGCAGGCGGCCATGCAATCGGGCGCGGTCCGCCCGCTGCCGCTCGACGCGCTCACCGCCCTTCTCGGGGCCGCCTTTGATCGCGCCGCTTTAGCCGTCGAAGCGGGCGAGGAGCCCGCAGCCCTCCGGCTCGTGTTGGCGGCGCTGATCCGCGGTCTCGCCGCCGGCGGCAGACCAAGGCCGGCCGGCTCTTATACCGCACCCGAACTGCCGCTTTGA
- a CDS encoding thioredoxin family protein, which translates to MQHRTVSRAEWIEARKTLLAKEKQASRLRDEIGEARRALPWVKIEKNYVFDAPDGERTLAELFEGRSQLIVQHFMFPPEWEAGCAGCSFEADHVDGARQHFLHKDVTYVAISRAPIDKIEAYRKRMGWAFPWVSSGRTDFNYDFNVSFTREQLEKGEAVYNYEVIDPGISDLPGLSVFYRDADGTVFHTYSTFARGGEEVLGALMYLDMTPVGRNEKTPLDWIHRHDEYPA; encoded by the coding sequence ATGCAGCACCGGACCGTATCGCGCGCAGAATGGATCGAGGCCCGCAAGACGCTTCTCGCCAAGGAGAAACAGGCCTCCCGGCTGCGTGACGAAATCGGGGAGGCGCGTCGCGCCCTCCCCTGGGTGAAAATCGAGAAGAACTACGTTTTCGATGCGCCGGACGGCGAAAGAACCCTCGCCGAGCTGTTCGAAGGCCGCAGCCAGCTCATTGTCCAGCATTTCATGTTCCCGCCCGAATGGGAGGCGGGCTGCGCCGGCTGCTCTTTCGAGGCGGACCACGTCGACGGCGCGCGCCAACATTTCCTGCACAAGGATGTGACCTACGTTGCCATCTCCCGCGCGCCCATCGACAAGATCGAGGCCTATCGCAAGCGTATGGGCTGGGCCTTCCCCTGGGTCTCCTCGGGCAGGACGGATTTCAACTACGACTTCAACGTCTCCTTCACCAGGGAGCAGTTGGAGAAGGGCGAGGCCGTCTACAACTACGAGGTCATCGATCCCGGCATTTCGGACCTGCCGGGTCTCAGCGTCTTCTACAGGGATGCGGACGGCACGGTCTTCCATACCTATTCCACCTTCGCCCGCGGCGGCGAGGAAGTGCTGGGCGCGCTCATGTATCTCGATATGACGCCGGTAGGCCGCAACGAGAAGACACCGCTCGACTGGATTCACCGGCACGACGAATACCCCGCCTGA
- a CDS encoding VOC family protein, with translation MKATSYYPVILTGDVAGTAAFYRAHFRFEAKFESDWYVHLQSREDESVNLAVLDGDHTTIPEAGRGRVSGLILNFEVEDVDGEYQRAREAGLPVLQELRDEEFGQRHFITADPNGVLIDVIKPIPPSTDFAAQYTADVLPQ, from the coding sequence ATGAAGGCCACCAGCTACTATCCCGTGATCCTGACCGGCGACGTGGCCGGCACCGCCGCGTTCTACCGGGCGCATTTCCGCTTCGAGGCGAAGTTCGAAAGCGATTGGTACGTGCACCTGCAGTCGCGCGAGGACGAAAGCGTCAATCTCGCCGTGCTCGACGGCGATCACACGACCATTCCGGAGGCGGGCCGGGGCCGCGTTTCGGGGCTGATCCTCAATTTCGAGGTGGAGGATGTCGACGGGGAGTATCAACGGGCCCGCGAGGCGGGCCTGCCGGTCCTGCAGGAATTGCGGGACGAGGAATTCGGGCAACGCCATTTCATCACGGCCGACCCGAACGGCGTGCTGATCGACGTGATCAAGCCCATCCCGCCCTCGACCGACTTCGCCGCGCAGTACACTGCCGACGTGCTGCCACAGTGA
- a CDS encoding glyoxalase/bleomycin resistance/extradiol dioxygenase family protein: MSAIQLAPGETGEPRGGVIAYLQIQGTTKAAAYYEKAFGAKEVARHPVDEQGRTMHLHLYINGGSLMMSDPYPEYGHAFNKPAGVTLTLCVDDVDFWWDRASKAEGMEIVTPLEKMFWGDRFGALRDPFGFEWAIVGK; encoded by the coding sequence ATGTCAGCGATCCAGCTTGCTCCCGGGGAAACGGGCGAACCGCGCGGCGGCGTCATCGCCTATCTTCAGATCCAGGGCACCACCAAGGCCGCCGCTTATTACGAAAAGGCCTTCGGCGCCAAGGAAGTCGCCCGCCACCCGGTCGACGAGCAGGGCCGCACCATGCATCTGCACCTCTACATCAACGGCGGCTCGCTGATGATGAGCGATCCCTATCCCGAATACGGCCATGCCTTCAACAAGCCTGCCGGCGTCACCCTCACGCTGTGCGTGGACGATGTCGACTTCTGGTGGGACCGCGCCTCCAAGGCCGAGGGCATGGAGATCGTCACGCCGCTCGAGAAGATGTTCTGGGGTGATCGTTTCGGCGCGCTGCGCGATCCCTTCGGTTTCGAATGGGCCATCGTCGGGAAATAG
- a CDS encoding YciI family protein, producing MRYICLVYADEAALRALPKEDFDRLVQDSIDYDDLLERQGHLIVAHALESPSLATNVVTRSGKTVTTDGPFSESKEQLLGFLLVEARDREEAIALASRVPPGAYGRIEVRAAGKPGDH from the coding sequence ATGCGCTATATATGCCTGGTCTATGCCGATGAAGCCGCGCTGCGGGCATTGCCCAAGGAGGATTTCGATCGGCTCGTTCAGGACTCCATCGACTATGACGACCTGCTCGAACGGCAGGGACATCTGATTGTCGCCCATGCATTGGAATCGCCCTCCCTCGCCACCAATGTCGTCACGCGCAGCGGAAAGACAGTCACGACGGACGGGCCTTTTTCCGAGTCCAAGGAGCAGTTGCTGGGCTTCCTTTTGGTCGAGGCGCGGGATCGGGAGGAGGCCATCGCGCTCGCCTCCAGGGTACCACCCGGCGCCTATGGCCGCATCGAAGTTCGGGCCGCGGGAAAACCCGGCGACCACTGA
- the rpoD gene encoding RNA polymerase sigma factor RpoD, which produces MATKEKEEVEIEREGTDGPLLDLSDDAVKKMIKLAKKRGYVTMDELNAVLPSGEVSSEQIEDTMAMLSDMGINVVEDDEAGEEAESDGSGDEESTELTEASSGPVATVAKKEPTDRTDDPVRMYLREMGSVELLSREGEIAIAKRIEAGRETMIAGLCESPLTFQALIIWRDELNDGKILLREIIDLEATYAGPEGKQAPVIARPDEETKPAAEEKERVRRTREDDDITNVGGEAAPEEDDEEEDEANLSLAAMEAELKPGVMETLDFIADTYAKLRKLQDQEVESRLADADKLSAGQERRSKQLKDELIKSVKSLSLNNARIETLVEQLYDINKRLVQNELRLYRLAESYGVRREDFLKAYQGSELNPNWGGTVSALPQPGWKEFVRSETDTIDALRSEIQNLATETGISIGEFRRIVNQVQKGEREAAIAKKEMVEANLRLVISIAKKYTNRGLQFLDLIQEGNIGLMKAVDKFEYRRGYKFSTYATWWIRQAITRSIADQARTIRIPVHMIETINKIVRTSRQMLHEIGREPTPEELAEKLAMPLEKVRKVLKIAKEPISLETPVGDEEDSHLGDFIEDKMAVLPIDAAIQANLRETTTRVLASLTPREERVLRMRFGIGMNTDHTLEEVGQQFSVTRERIRQIEAKALRKLKHPSRSRKLRSFLDS; this is translated from the coding sequence ATGGCGACAAAGGAAAAGGAAGAGGTCGAGATCGAACGCGAGGGCACCGACGGTCCTCTGCTCGACCTTTCCGACGACGCAGTCAAGAAAATGATCAAGCTCGCGAAGAAGCGCGGCTATGTGACCATGGACGAGCTGAACGCGGTGCTGCCTTCCGGCGAAGTGAGCTCCGAGCAGATCGAGGACACCATGGCCATGCTCTCCGACATGGGCATCAATGTGGTCGAGGACGACGAGGCGGGCGAGGAAGCCGAGTCAGACGGTTCGGGCGACGAGGAAAGCACCGAGTTGACCGAAGCCTCCAGCGGGCCCGTGGCCACCGTCGCCAAGAAGGAGCCGACGGACCGCACCGACGACCCCGTGCGCATGTATCTGCGCGAGATGGGCTCGGTGGAACTTCTGTCGCGCGAGGGCGAGATCGCCATCGCCAAGCGCATCGAGGCCGGCCGCGAGACCATGATCGCCGGCCTTTGCGAGAGCCCGCTCACCTTCCAGGCGCTCATCATCTGGCGCGACGAACTCAACGATGGAAAGATACTCCTGCGCGAGATCATCGATCTCGAGGCGACCTATGCCGGCCCCGAGGGCAAGCAGGCGCCCGTGATCGCGCGGCCGGACGAGGAGACCAAGCCCGCGGCCGAGGAAAAGGAGCGCGTGAGGCGCACCCGCGAGGACGACGACATCACCAATGTGGGCGGCGAGGCGGCCCCGGAAGAAGACGACGAGGAAGAGGACGAGGCCAATCTTTCGCTGGCCGCCATGGAGGCCGAGCTGAAGCCCGGCGTCATGGAAACGCTCGACTTCATCGCCGACACCTATGCCAAGCTGCGCAAGCTGCAGGACCAGGAGGTGGAGAGCCGCCTGGCCGACGCGGACAAGCTGTCGGCCGGGCAGGAACGCCGCTCCAAGCAGCTCAAGGACGAGCTGATCAAGTCGGTGAAGTCGCTGTCGCTCAACAATGCGCGTATCGAGACGCTCGTCGAGCAACTCTACGACATCAACAAGCGGCTGGTGCAGAACGAATTGCGGCTCTACCGGCTCGCCGAGAGCTACGGCGTCAGGCGCGAGGACTTCCTGAAGGCCTATCAGGGCTCCGAGCTCAACCCGAACTGGGGAGGGACGGTTTCGGCCCTGCCGCAACCGGGCTGGAAGGAATTCGTCAGGAGCGAGACGGACACGATCGACGCGCTGCGCTCGGAAATCCAGAACCTCGCCACCGAGACGGGCATCTCCATCGGCGAGTTCCGCCGCATCGTCAACCAGGTGCAGAAGGGCGAACGCGAGGCAGCCATCGCCAAGAAGGAGATGGTGGAGGCCAATCTGCGCCTCGTGATCTCCATCGCCAAGAAGTACACGAACCGCGGCCTGCAATTCCTTGATCTCATTCAGGAAGGCAATATCGGCCTGATGAAGGCGGTCGACAAGTTCGAGTATCGGCGCGGCTATAAGTTCTCCACCTACGCCACGTGGTGGATCCGGCAGGCGATCACGCGGTCGATCGCCGACCAGGCGCGCACCATCCGCATCCCCGTGCACATGATCGAGACGATCAACAAGATCGTGCGGACCTCCCGCCAGATGCTGCACGAGATCGGCCGCGAGCCGACGCCGGAGGAACTGGCCGAGAAGCTCGCCATGCCGCTCGAGAAGGTGCGCAAGGTGCTGAAGATCGCCAAGGAGCCGATCTCCCTCGAGACGCCCGTGGGTGACGAGGAGGATTCGCATCTCGGCGACTTCATCGAGGACAAGATGGCGGTGCTGCCGATCGATGCGGCGATCCAGGCGAATCTGCGCGAGACGACCACGCGCGTGCTCGCCTCGCTCACCCCGCGCGAGGAGCGCGTGCTCAGGATGCGCTTCGGCATCGGCATGAACACCGACCACACGCTGGAGGAAGTCGGCCAGCAGTTCTCGGTGACTCGCGAACGCATCCGCCAGATCGAGGCGAAGGCGCTCCGGAAGCTCAAGCATCCGAGCCGCAGCCGGAAGCTCAGAAGCTTCCTCGACAGTTAA
- a CDS encoding YciI family protein — MRFLFLIHADEVEMKARPMEDALQCVREGMEYDEFLKQHGHFVASHGLEWASQATVLRSQGGKVVSTDGPFAETKEQLLGFFLVQAKDREEALSLASRLPMLASGSTVEVRAIDDLAEELL; from the coding sequence ATGCGGTTTCTGTTTCTGATCCACGCCGACGAGGTGGAGATGAAGGCCCGCCCCATGGAGGATGCGCTGCAATGCGTCCGCGAGGGAATGGAATATGACGAGTTCCTGAAGCAGCACGGCCATTTCGTCGCCTCCCACGGGCTCGAATGGGCCTCGCAGGCCACCGTCCTGCGCTCGCAGGGTGGCAAGGTGGTCAGCACCGACGGCCCGTTCGCGGAAACCAAGGAACAGTTGCTCGGCTTCTTCCTCGTTCAGGCGAAGGACCGGGAGGAAGCGCTGTCGCTCGCCTCCCGCCTGCCGATGCTCGCTTCCGGCAGCACGGTGGAGGTCCGCGCCATCGACGATCTGGCCGAAGAGCTCCTTTGA
- a CDS encoding MFS transporter, giving the protein MAPETPPRAGRREWIGLAVLALPCLLYSMDMTVLNLAVPALSADLKPTSSQLLWIVDIYGFLVAGSLITMGTLGDRIGRRKLLLIGATLFGLASVFAAFATTAEMLILARAVLGVSAATLAPSTLSLLRNMFHDPAERTFAIGVWISAFSAGGAIGPVVGGVLLAYFWWGSVFLIAVPVMILLLAVAPFLLPEFRDPEAGRLDIPSAALSLAAVLAVIYGIKGLAEHGVGVEPFLFILAGFVIGTVFFRRQKKLDDPLIDVRLFRRAAFSAALATNLLTVFVAFGSFFFVAQYLQLVLGLTPFQAGLVSLPSSLAFIVGSMLTQKMTTRARPPVIMAGGLLVAAMGFVAQSWSAQAESVAAMAFTFTLFSLGLAPVFTLTTDLIVGSVPPEKAGAAAAMSETGAELGGALGVAVLGSVVTALYRRTMEADALTGVPAPMAEAARDTLGGALAVATELPATLGGTFLSTARDAFTGGLVLTSLASALIAFLTAVLILGIFRGSGTPDTEDRTEKPVPAPAE; this is encoded by the coding sequence ATGGCTCCTGAAACGCCGCCCCGTGCCGGACGACGCGAATGGATCGGCCTTGCCGTTCTTGCGCTCCCCTGCCTGCTCTATTCCATGGACATGACGGTGCTCAATCTGGCGGTGCCCGCCTTGAGCGCCGATCTGAAGCCCACCAGTTCGCAACTCCTTTGGATCGTCGATATCTACGGCTTCCTGGTTGCGGGCTCCCTCATCACGATGGGCACGCTCGGCGATCGCATCGGCCGCCGCAAGCTGCTCCTGATCGGAGCCACGCTTTTCGGCCTCGCCTCCGTCTTCGCGGCCTTCGCCACCACGGCCGAGATGCTGATCCTCGCGCGCGCCGTGCTGGGCGTCTCGGCGGCCACGCTCGCGCCCTCTACGCTCTCGCTGCTCAGGAACATGTTCCATGATCCCGCCGAGCGGACCTTCGCGATCGGGGTCTGGATCTCCGCCTTCTCCGCCGGCGGCGCGATCGGTCCGGTCGTCGGCGGCGTGCTGCTCGCCTATTTCTGGTGGGGCTCGGTCTTCCTCATCGCCGTGCCGGTGATGATCCTGCTCCTGGCCGTCGCCCCCTTCCTCCTGCCCGAGTTCCGCGACCCGGAAGCGGGCCGGCTCGATATCCCGAGTGCCGCCCTCTCGCTGGCCGCCGTGCTCGCCGTCATCTACGGCATCAAAGGGCTGGCGGAGCATGGTGTGGGCGTCGAACCCTTCCTGTTCATCCTCGCGGGTTTCGTCATCGGCACGGTCTTCTTCCGCCGCCAGAAGAAGCTCGACGATCCCTTGATCGATGTCCGTCTCTTCCGCCGCGCCGCCTTCAGCGCCGCCCTCGCCACCAATCTGCTCACGGTCTTCGTCGCCTTCGGCTCCTTCTTCTTCGTGGCGCAGTATCTGCAGCTCGTCCTCGGCTTGACCCCGTTTCAGGCCGGACTGGTCTCGCTTCCCTCCAGCCTCGCCTTCATCGTCGGCTCCATGCTGACGCAGAAGATGACGACCCGCGCCCGTCCGCCGGTGATCATGGCCGGCGGCCTCCTGGTCGCGGCCATGGGCTTCGTCGCCCAGAGCTGGTCGGCCCAGGCCGAAAGCGTGGCGGCGATGGCTTTCACCTTCACTCTTTTCTCTCTCGGGCTGGCCCCGGTCTTCACGCTCACCACCGACCTCATCGTCGGCTCCGTCCCGCCGGAAAAGGCGGGCGCGGCCGCCGCCATGTCCGAGACGGGCGCTGAGCTCGGCGGCGCGCTGGGCGTGGCCGTCCTGGGGAGCGTCGTCACCGCGCTCTACCGCCGCACCATGGAAGCCGATGCACTCACCGGCGTTCCCGCTCCCATGGCCGAGGCGGCGCGCGATACGCTGGGCGGCGCGCTTGCGGTGGCCACGGAACTGCCCGCCACCCTTGGCGGAACATTCTTGTCGACCGCCCGCGATGCCTTCACCGGCGGCCTGGTGCTCACCTCGCTGGCCAGCGCCCTGATCGCCTTTCTCACGGCGGTCCTGATCCTCGGGATCTTCCGCGGCTCCGGCACGCCCGACACCGAGGACCGCACGGAAAAGCCCGTTCCGGCCCCCGCGGAATGA
- a CDS encoding peptidylprolyl isomerase, which translates to MQQAKTGDVVRVHYRGRLTDGTEFDTSEGREPLEFQVGGGQVIPGFEKQVEGMEVGEKSTVTVPADQAYGPRDDRQVQSVPRESLPDGLDLSVGARLTATTREGKQIPLTVIDLDDSQVTVDANHPLAGQDLVFDVELVEIVGSEPGTAYGS; encoded by the coding sequence ATGCAACAGGCCAAGACGGGCGATGTCGTGCGCGTTCACTACCGCGGACGGCTCACGGACGGCACCGAGTTCGATACCTCGGAAGGCCGCGAGCCCCTGGAGTTCCAGGTCGGCGGCGGCCAGGTCATACCGGGCTTCGAAAAGCAGGTGGAAGGCATGGAGGTCGGCGAGAAATCAACCGTCACGGTGCCGGCGGACCAGGCCTATGGCCCTCGGGATGATCGCCAGGTGCAGTCGGTGCCGCGCGAGTCCCTGCCCGACGGCCTCGACCTGAGCGTCGGCGCGCGCCTCACGGCCACCACCCGCGAGGGCAAGCAGATCCCGCTTACCGTGATCGATCTCGACGACAGCCAGGTGACGGTGGACGCAAATCACCCGCTCGCCGGTCAGGATCTCGTCTTCGACGTGGAACTGGTCGAGATCGTCGGCTCCGAGCCCGGCACCGCCTACGGAAGCTGA
- the dnaG gene encoding DNA primase: MRFSNSFLDEIRDRVPISQVVGTRVTFDKRKSNPGRGDFWACCPFHGEKTPSFHCEDRKGRYHCFGCGVSGDHFRFLSELDGISFPEAVERVAEMAGVPMPARDPEAEKKDKERASLTDVMEMAAQFFQDCLQGPKGAEARAYLRGRGIASVTQQTFRLGFSPDSRNALKEFLAGRGVAKEQMEACGLVVVGPDIPVSYDRFRGRVMFPIEDTRGRVIAFGGRALSSDVPAKYLNSPDTELFHKGNVLYNHARARRAAKDGPVIAVEGYMDVIALAQAGVENVVAPLGTALTENQLELLWRMTGEPVLCFDGDNAGLRAAWRAADLALPLVQPGRSLRFALLPQGKDPDDLVREEGREAVDALMAAARPLADLLWMRETSGRVFDTPERRAELEQTFRELANRIRDENVRRHYAQELRERVQSFFGSSRQPGGRQRGGGFPHRAGGAQGRHGAAAGRFAVSESLARSALVKRAAGVMPLREAAIIVALVNHPALIDEQFDQMDKLSLASPDLKSLRAALLDAVAHDVAHEREALSAAIAAAGLGEVLERAQALVRRANLWPALPEAAFEDAREAFLQALHLHRSAGTLHRELKAAEQALANEPTEENYRHLVEIQAQLRNVQATEALIEGFGILSGRAGRS, encoded by the coding sequence CCGGGACCGCGTGCCCATCAGCCAGGTGGTGGGCACGCGCGTCACCTTCGACAAGCGCAAGAGCAATCCGGGCCGCGGGGACTTCTGGGCCTGCTGTCCCTTTCACGGCGAGAAGACGCCGAGCTTCCACTGCGAGGACCGCAAGGGGCGATATCACTGCTTCGGCTGCGGGGTATCGGGCGATCACTTCCGGTTCCTCTCGGAACTGGACGGGATCAGCTTTCCCGAGGCCGTGGAGCGGGTGGCGGAGATGGCGGGCGTGCCGATGCCCGCGCGCGACCCCGAGGCGGAGAAGAAGGACAAGGAGCGCGCCAGCCTCACCGATGTCATGGAGATGGCGGCGCAGTTCTTCCAAGACTGCCTGCAGGGGCCCAAGGGCGCCGAGGCGCGGGCCTATCTGCGCGGTCGCGGCATCGCCTCGGTGACGCAGCAGACGTTCCGCCTCGGCTTTTCGCCGGACAGCCGCAACGCGCTCAAGGAATTCCTGGCGGGGAGGGGCGTCGCGAAGGAGCAGATGGAGGCGTGCGGGCTCGTGGTCGTCGGGCCGGATATCCCCGTCTCCTACGATCGGTTCCGCGGCCGCGTGATGTTCCCCATCGAGGATACGCGGGGACGCGTGATCGCGTTCGGCGGGCGGGCTCTTTCCTCCGACGTGCCCGCGAAATACCTCAATTCGCCCGACACGGAGCTCTTCCACAAAGGCAATGTGCTCTACAATCACGCGCGGGCGCGCCGGGCGGCCAAGGACGGGCCGGTGATCGCGGTCGAAGGCTATATGGACGTGATCGCGCTCGCCCAGGCGGGTGTCGAGAATGTCGTGGCGCCGCTCGGCACCGCACTCACAGAGAACCAGCTCGAACTCCTCTGGCGCATGACGGGCGAGCCGGTGCTGTGCTTCGACGGGGACAATGCGGGCCTGCGCGCGGCCTGGCGGGCGGCTGACCTGGCGCTGCCGCTGGTGCAGCCGGGGCGCTCGCTGCGTTTCGCGCTGCTGCCGCAGGGGAAGGACCCGGACGATCTCGTGCGGGAAGAGGGCAGGGAGGCCGTCGACGCGCTGATGGCGGCGGCGCGGCCGCTCGCCGACCTTCTCTGGATGCGCGAGACCTCGGGCCGCGTGTTCGATACGCCGGAGCGGCGCGCGGAGCTGGAGCAGACCTTCCGCGAGCTTGCAAACCGCATCCGCGACGAGAACGTGCGCCGGCATTATGCGCAGGAGCTGCGCGAGCGGGTGCAGAGCTTCTTCGGCTCGAGCCGGCAGCCGGGCGGCCGGCAGCGCGGCGGCGGTTTTCCGCACAGGGCAGGCGGGGCGCAGGGGCGGCATGGCGCGGCGGCGGGCCGCTTCGCCGTTTCCGAAAGCCTGGCGCGGTCGGCGCTCGTCAAGCGCGCGGCGGGCGTGATGCCGCTGCGCGAGGCGGCGATCATCGTCGCGCTCGTCAACCACCCGGCGCTGATCGACGAGCAGTTCGACCAGATGGACAAGCTGTCGCTCGCCAGCCCCGACCTGAAGAGCCTGCGCGCCGCCCTGCTCGACGCCGTCGCCCATGACGTGGCGCATGAGCGCGAGGCGCTATCGGCCGCGATCGCGGCGGCGGGGCTGGGGGAGGTGCTGGAGCGGGCGCAGGCGCTGGTGCGGCGGGCCAATCTCTGGCCGGCTCTGCCCGAGGCCGCCTTCGAGGACGCGCGCGAGGCGTTTCTTCAGGCGCTCCACTTGCACCGCAGTGCCGGGACCCTACATAGGGAGCTCAAGGCAGCCGAGCAGGCGCTGGCCAACGAGCCGACAGAAGAGAATTATCGCCACCTTGTGGAGATACAGGCGCAACTGCGCAATGTGCAGGCGACGGAGGCGCTCATCGAGGGTTTCGGTATCCTCTCCGGGCGTGCGGGCCGGTCTTGA
- a CDS encoding secondary thiamine-phosphate synthase enzyme YjbQ, which produces MAQTRLTIATSGQGLYEFTAEAAEFVRRQNADEGLLTVFVRHTSCSLIIQENADPDVKRDLAAFFRRLVPPSDDPSMHWIVHRLEGPDDMPAHIKTALTQTSIGIPVSGGRMVLGTWQGLYLFEHRDRPHGREVVLHLSRG; this is translated from the coding sequence ATGGCCCAAACGCGCCTTACAATAGCCACCTCCGGCCAAGGCCTCTACGAGTTCACCGCCGAGGCCGCGGAATTCGTGCGCCGGCAGAATGCGGACGAAGGGCTCCTCACCGTCTTCGTCCGGCATACCTCATGCTCGCTGATCATCCAGGAGAACGCCGATCCCGACGTGAAGCGGGACCTGGCGGCCTTCTTCCGGCGCCTCGTGCCGCCGTCCGACGATCCGTCCATGCACTGGATCGTGCATCGGCTCGAAGGGCCGGATGACATGCCCGCGCATATCAAGACGGCGCTGACGCAGACCTCGATCGGCATTCCGGTCTCCGGCGGTCGCATGGTGCTCGGCACCTGGCAGGGCCTCTATCTGTTCGAGCACCGGGACCGCCCACATGGGCGGGAAGTGGTGCTGCATCTGAGCCGAGGATGA